A DNA window from Ornithobacterium rhinotracheale DSM 15997 contains the following coding sequences:
- the cas1 gene encoding type II CRISPR-associated endonuclease Cas1, protein MLKRTLFFGNPAYLSTRNEQLVVRFPEKEKPERTLPIEDLGVIVLEHPQITITCGLLSKLSLNKVLVVQCDAQHMPASVFQPLSGHTLFSERLKNQLDMSLPLKKNLWQQTVQAKITNQAMHLEKNNIDARKLRRWIQEVKSGDGENHEAYAAAYYFQNIFPIEDFSRNQKGIPPNHWLNYGYAILRAVTARAITASGLLPALGIFHKNKYNAFCLADDLMEPYRPFVDQLINQMLANFELTEELTTTHKAELLKIPSLDVVIDGKKSPLMVAMSHTTSSFYECIEGSRRKIAYPEFC, encoded by the coding sequence ATGCTCAAAAGAACACTTTTTTTCGGTAATCCAGCTTATCTTTCCACACGGAATGAGCAGCTCGTCGTTCGGTTTCCAGAAAAAGAAAAACCTGAACGCACTTTGCCTATTGAAGATCTCGGCGTCATTGTTCTTGAGCATCCTCAAATCACCATTACATGTGGATTATTGAGCAAACTTAGTTTAAACAAAGTCCTCGTCGTTCAATGTGATGCCCAGCATATGCCCGCTAGCGTATTTCAACCGCTTAGCGGGCATACGCTTTTTTCTGAGCGACTGAAAAATCAGCTTGACATGAGCCTACCGCTTAAGAAAAATTTATGGCAACAGACGGTGCAAGCCAAAATCACCAACCAAGCAATGCATTTAGAGAAAAATAATATTGATGCTCGAAAATTACGAAGATGGATCCAAGAAGTGAAAAGTGGTGATGGAGAAAATCACGAAGCTTATGCAGCGGCCTATTATTTTCAAAACATTTTCCCGATTGAGGATTTTTCTCGCAACCAAAAAGGCATTCCGCCCAATCATTGGCTAAATTATGGATACGCCATATTAAGAGCCGTCACAGCACGAGCCATTACGGCAAGCGGGCTTCTCCCCGCTTTGGGCATTTTTCATAAAAATAAATACAACGCATTTTGCCTTGCAGATGATCTTATGGAACCTTATCGCCCTTTTGTCGATCAATTAATCAACCAAATGCTTGCTAACTTTGAGTTAACCGAAGAACTGACAACAACTCACAAAGCGGAATTACTAAAAATTCCTAGCCTAGATGTTGTTATAGATGGCAAAAAAAGCCCTCTCATGGTTGCCATGAGCCACACAACAAGTAGTTTCTATGAATGTATAGAAGGCTCTAGAAGAAAAATCGCTTATCCTGAATTTTGCTAA
- a CDS encoding lipopolysaccharide biosynthesis protein: MGIIARQSIKYSLVGYLGFALGTLAVIFIFPNDLDFYGKLRYVLSTAEMFLPCVVLGVSFSNVKFFYDAQKVGKHQNFLWVSLLSMIFSFSLFTILFFVANWLFPSIKESAVWEMKSLILPLILILALNAIFNKYISNFKRIAIPNIFENLFPKIANIGAFSLFFYFGLKEKIAYSFFIGMFAFSLLCYVWYAHRLEKLQPDFSLNYLKINQLWKKVINYSLYGFLGNIGHYVALRVDNFMIGELIGFESNGVYSIILAILSFMMIPQMGINSISAPIINQHLEEKNYSELNQFYRDSSFQLFFQGLVIFSCILVGFPYLTELIKNGDKLLAASPILWVLGGAMLFDLATGFNGHIISLSKYYRINIVIMLLLAMLTISLNLIFIKVFNLGLLGVAMATAVSLTVFNLIKITFNWVKFGVFPLSRKMLSSLLLIGSAFSIAYLLPESHYFWINLIYKPLVLIILTIIGNQIFGIFPLVEYLNKFRNKKL; encoded by the coding sequence ATGGGCATTATTGCACGGCAAAGTATTAAATATTCCCTTGTAGGCTACCTAGGTTTTGCTCTGGGAACACTTGCCGTAATCTTTATATTTCCCAATGATTTAGACTTTTACGGGAAATTACGCTATGTGCTCTCTACGGCAGAAATGTTTTTGCCCTGCGTGGTGCTTGGCGTGTCGTTTTCTAATGTGAAATTCTTTTATGACGCACAAAAAGTGGGCAAACACCAGAATTTTTTATGGGTGAGCCTTCTGAGCATGATTTTTAGTTTTTCGCTATTTACGATTTTATTTTTTGTAGCGAATTGGCTTTTTCCTAGCATCAAAGAATCGGCGGTGTGGGAAATGAAATCTCTGATTTTGCCTTTGATTTTGATTTTAGCATTAAATGCTATTTTCAATAAATATATATCTAATTTTAAGCGAATTGCAATTCCTAATATTTTTGAAAATTTATTTCCTAAAATTGCGAATATCGGTGCTTTTTCGTTGTTTTTCTATTTTGGTTTAAAAGAAAAAATAGCGTATTCGTTTTTTATTGGAATGTTTGCTTTTTCGCTTTTATGCTATGTTTGGTATGCGCACCGATTAGAAAAACTCCAGCCTGACTTTAGTCTTAATTATTTAAAAATCAATCAACTCTGGAAAAAAGTTATAAATTATAGTTTATACGGATTTCTGGGCAACATTGGGCATTATGTAGCGTTGCGCGTAGATAATTTTATGATTGGTGAACTCATCGGGTTTGAATCCAACGGGGTGTATAGCATTATTTTAGCGATTTTATCGTTTATGATGATTCCACAAATGGGGATCAACAGCATTTCTGCACCAATCATCAATCAACATTTAGAAGAAAAAAATTATTCTGAACTTAACCAATTTTATAGAGACAGTTCGTTTCAATTATTCTTTCAAGGTTTAGTGATTTTTTCCTGTATTCTAGTTGGATTTCCCTACCTCACAGAACTGATCAAAAATGGCGACAAACTGCTCGCAGCCTCTCCTATTCTGTGGGTTTTGGGCGGTGCCATGCTCTTTGATCTAGCGACGGGCTTTAATGGGCACATTATTTCGCTTTCCAAATACTACCGAATCAATATTGTGATTATGTTGCTTTTGGCAATGCTCACGATTAGTTTGAATTTAATTTTTATTAAAGTTTTTAATTTAGGGCTTCTAGGCGTTGCGATGGCAACAGCGGTATCGCTCACGGTGTTTAATTTAATCAAAATCACTTTCAATTGGGTGAAGTTTGGCGTATTCCCTTTGAGTCGAAAAATGCTGAGTTCACTTCTTTTAATAGGTTCGGCTTTTTCTATTGCCTACCTCCTACCCGAGAGCCATTATTTCTGGATCAATTTAATTTATAAACCTCTGGTTTTAATCATCTTGACAATTATCGGAAATCAAATTTTCGGTATTTTTCCTTTGGTTGAATATCTCAACAAATTTCGCAATAAGAAACTTTAG
- the rpsF gene encoding 30S ribosomal protein S6, with the protein MNHYETVFILTPVLSDSQVEEAVKKVENFLKERGTEIVHQENWGLRKLAYPIQLKRNGFYHLIEWKGEGNVVADLELMFKRDERVLRYLTVKLDKHGIEWAEDRRKQKASSNK; encoded by the coding sequence ATGAATCATTACGAAACTGTTTTCATTTTAACTCCCGTTCTGTCTGATTCTCAGGTGGAGGAAGCAGTTAAAAAAGTTGAAAACTTCCTAAAGGAAAGAGGTACAGAGATTGTACACCAAGAAAACTGGGGACTACGCAAATTAGCTTACCCAATTCAATTGAAAAGAAACGGATTCTACCACCTAATCGAATGGAAAGGAGAAGGAAATGTGGTAGCAGACCTAGAGTTGATGTTTAAACGCGACGAGCGTGTATTGCGTTACTTAACCGTGAAATTAGACAAACACGGAATTGAGTGGGCAGAAGACAGAAGAAAACAAAAAGCATCGTCTAACAAATAA
- the rpsR gene encoding 30S ribosomal protein S18, whose protein sequence is MAIDELAKQVEQGGESEIRYLTPIDIETQSTEMFCRFKKFGIKYVDYKDPDFLLQFVNEQGKILPRRYTGTSLKYQRKVAQAIKRARHLALLPFETDLLK, encoded by the coding sequence ATGGCAATTGATGAATTAGCAAAACAAGTAGAGCAAGGCGGTGAATCAGAAATCCGTTATTTAACTCCAATCGATATTGAAACTCAATCTACTGAAATGTTCTGTAGATTTAAAAAATTCGGAATCAAATATGTAGATTATAAAGATCCAGATTTCTTACTACAATTTGTGAACGAGCAAGGTAAAATTTTACCAAGAAGATATACTGGTACTTCTTTGAAATACCAAAGAAAAGTGGCTCAAGCTATTAAAAGAGCTCGCCATTTAGCTTTATTACCATTTGAAACAGATTTATTAAAATAA
- a CDS encoding IS982 family transposase, whose product MSNLEASYNFILNKLIEFSGTENFYFKPVKPKLSDIELISLIILAEFKSIDSEYQLFREIKGWAIESKIERSVYNRRKRKLFPFLEEIRCKMVKKFNDFENYFLVDSMPLEVCKLSRSSRSKICKENSFSMPNKGFCASQNLHFYGYKLHAICSIAGVFQSFDLSPASVHDIHYLKDIKLQISDCVLLGDRGYLSQTVQLDLFNEVKIQLETPKRKNQKDYKPQFYPFRKCRKRIETLFSQLCDQFMIRRNYAKSFEGFKTRILAKITSLTTIQYLNKFVFHSNINNLKINLIR is encoded by the coding sequence ATGAGCAATCTAGAGGCAAGTTACAATTTTATTTTGAATAAACTAATAGAATTTTCAGGAACTGAAAATTTCTATTTTAAACCAGTGAAACCAAAATTATCTGATATAGAGCTGATAAGCTTAATTATTTTAGCAGAATTTAAATCTATCGATTCTGAGTACCAGCTTTTTAGAGAGATAAAAGGTTGGGCTATTGAATCTAAAATTGAAAGGAGTGTTTACAACAGAAGAAAACGAAAACTCTTCCCTTTTCTTGAAGAAATTAGGTGCAAAATGGTGAAAAAGTTCAATGATTTTGAAAACTATTTCTTGGTGGACAGCATGCCTTTAGAAGTGTGTAAATTATCCCGCTCTTCCAGAAGCAAAATCTGTAAAGAAAATAGCTTTTCAATGCCAAATAAAGGTTTTTGTGCTTCTCAAAATCTACACTTTTATGGTTACAAGCTACATGCGATCTGTTCTATTGCTGGTGTGTTCCAAAGTTTTGACTTATCTCCCGCCTCCGTTCACGACATTCATTATTTGAAAGACATAAAACTTCAAATTTCTGATTGCGTGTTACTTGGAGACAGGGGCTATCTTTCTCAAACGGTTCAGCTTGACTTGTTCAATGAGGTAAAAATCCAGTTAGAAACCCCTAAAAGAAAAAATCAAAAAGATTACAAACCTCAGTTCTATCCATTCAGAAAGTGTAGAAAACGTATAGAAACTTTATTCTCGCAGTTGTGTGACCAATTTATGATACGGCGTAATTATGCCAAATCTTTTGAAGGATTCAAAACAAGAATATTGGCAAAAATTACCTCCTTGACTACTATTCAATATCTCAATAAATTTGTCTTTCATAGTAACATTAACAATTTAAAAATTAACCTCATTCGATAA
- a CDS encoding O-methyltransferase, with protein sequence MFKNDILPEDLCQYITAFSSDEPQMLKEIREKTEQEMHQPHMISGVLQGRLLSFLAKMIQPKRILEIGTYTGYATLCLAEGLAPDGKIVTLDRDERAAAFYRPFFAQSAFSHQIEAHLVDAMDFLDQKVDEPWDLVFLDANKKKYREYIEKLLPQMRQGGIILADNVLWKNKVLHEIDSKDKMTQSLHDFNIFVKNDERLEAVMLPIRDGLTLIRKI encoded by the coding sequence ATGTTTAAAAACGATATTCTACCCGAAGATTTGTGCCAATATATTACCGCTTTTTCGTCTGATGAGCCCCAAATGCTAAAGGAAATTCGCGAAAAAACGGAACAAGAAATGCACCAGCCACACATGATTTCTGGTGTGTTGCAAGGGCGATTGCTTAGTTTTTTGGCTAAAATGATTCAGCCAAAAAGAATTTTGGAAATTGGCACCTACACGGGCTACGCCACACTTTGCTTGGCAGAAGGCTTAGCTCCCGACGGGAAAATCGTAACCCTAGACCGAGATGAGCGTGCGGCAGCATTCTATCGTCCGTTTTTTGCCCAATCGGCTTTTAGTCATCAAATCGAAGCCCATTTGGTAGACGCTATGGATTTTCTTGACCAAAAAGTGGATGAGCCTTGGGATTTGGTATTTCTAGATGCCAACAAAAAAAAATACCGCGAATATATAGAAAAGCTCTTACCACAAATGCGACAAGGCGGCATTATCCTTGCCGATAATGTGCTTTGGAAAAATAAAGTGCTACACGAGATAGATTCTAAAGATAAAATGACGCAATCTTTGCATGATTTTAATATATTTGTAAAAAATGATGAAAGATTGGAAGCTGTGATGTTGCCGATAAGAGATGGTTTAACCTTGATTAGAAAAATATGA
- the cas2 gene encoding CRISPR-associated endonuclease Cas2: MEELFTRLNQYRSMWILVSFDLPTETKLDRKRASKFRKQLLEDGFSMFQFSIYMRFCSSRENTEVHIKRVKDILPKHGRVAIFRITDKQFGMTEIFHSTKEVEKPPMYQQLELF, from the coding sequence ATGGAAGAACTTTTCACTCGCTTAAACCAATATCGCTCTATGTGGATTCTTGTATCATTTGACCTGCCTACGGAAACCAAGCTCGACCGTAAAAGAGCTAGCAAATTTAGAAAACAATTGCTAGAAGATGGATTCTCTATGTTTCAATTTTCAATTTATATGCGATTCTGTTCAAGCCGAGAAAACACAGAAGTGCACATAAAGCGAGTAAAAGACATTTTACCCAAACATGGGCGTGTAGCCATTTTTAGAATCACCGACAAACAGTTCGGTATGACAGAAATATTCCATAGTACCAAAGAGGTGGAAAAACCACCCATGTACCAGCAATTGGAACTTTTCTAG
- the upp gene encoding uracil phosphoribosyltransferase, giving the protein MTSLKYTDLSENQSILNSWVNELRNVEVQNDRMRFRRNLERIGEVGALEISKTFKYKACEIKTPLGVKPSVELETQPVVMTILRAGLPLYQGVLNYFDHADSGFVAAYRKHNAEGFEIKQDYVTCPDITNRPLIVVDPMLATGASLCEAIHAVLELAQPSELHILCAIAATQGIQKINEELPQAHLWCATVDDKLDEKGYIVPGLGDAGDLCFGPKLQS; this is encoded by the coding sequence ATGACTTCGTTAAAATACACCGACTTATCTGAAAATCAATCTATTTTAAATTCTTGGGTAAATGAGCTCAGAAATGTGGAAGTTCAAAACGATCGCATGCGTTTCCGCAGAAATTTAGAGCGCATCGGTGAAGTAGGTGCATTAGAAATCAGCAAAACTTTTAAGTACAAAGCTTGCGAAATCAAAACGCCACTTGGCGTGAAACCTTCGGTGGAGCTTGAAACTCAGCCCGTGGTAATGACCATTTTGCGTGCAGGTTTGCCTCTGTATCAAGGTGTTTTGAATTATTTTGACCATGCCGATAGTGGTTTTGTGGCGGCTTATCGCAAACACAACGCCGAGGGGTTTGAAATTAAACAAGATTATGTAACTTGCCCAGATATCACAAATCGCCCTTTGATTGTGGTAGATCCTATGTTGGCAACGGGAGCGTCTTTGTGCGAAGCGATTCATGCCGTGCTGGAATTGGCTCAGCCTTCTGAATTGCATATTTTATGTGCCATTGCGGCGACACAAGGGATTCAGAAAATCAACGAAGAATTGCCCCAAGCGCATTTGTGGTGTGCCACTGTGGATGATAAATTAGACGAAAAAGGCTATATCGTTCCTGGATTGGGCGATGCGGGAGATTTGTGTTTTGGTCCTAAATTGCAATCTTAA
- the cas9 gene encoding type II CRISPR RNA-guided endonuclease Cas9 (Cas9, originally named Csn1, is the large, multifunctional signature protein of type II CRISPR/Cas systems. It is well known even to general audiences because its RNA-guided endonuclease activity has made it a popular tool for custom editing of eukaryotic genomes.), with translation MNTILGLDLGTNSIGWALIKVLNDKTRLPLEIIDLGVVVIPTDQRTLDKFSKGESISKTAERTKQKGVRKLYERKKLRRERLHRVLNILGFLPEHYSKKIDFKKHLGQFFGNSQPKISYVENDHGKHEFIFMDSYREMLKEFSKHNIKNVPYDWTIYYLRKKALSQKISKEELAWVILNFNKKRGYYQFRDDNADENKENKIEKYYALKVTNVKKEDAQNYTITLENGWIYKNKSKISLLDWVGSTKEFISTEKFDNKGNIIKKKNGEDDRTLKLVDSEKDWIAIKKSTEDRIENYGKTVGTYLYEHLLKDPNQKLNGELINIIDRKFYKNELKQILEKQKEFHPELLNEDLFQKSIIELYPKNSTRQKELKNKDLCYLLIDDVIYYQRDLKKKNSTINKCSFESREYYLNGEKQIQKINCIAKSKPLYQEFRTLQFIKNLKVYEIIDGLEKDITSKLLPDFETKEHFFEWLNDKEKIDQLQLLSYKCFDLHDNVKNDLIAKGIKRPTEKAIRTELLEKYRWNYSKDNDRNFLLNETRFKILKYLKKVDKKLTLTNEQIESLWLLLYSAKDERELKNGLQKFSEKNKLPKKFSDIFISFPPFKKEYGAYSEKALKKLLSLVRFGKYWSFNKIDNNIQNKIMNILNGEVDDSISDRVREKTILLQDKNDFQDLPLWLASYVAYNRFSEVSEIKYWDSPDKIEFLKQHSIGNPIVEKIINETLKLIKDIWVIHGKSCKNFFSEIHIELSREIKSSSKKRAQITNNNTKNQKLNNLIKSLLIEMASDTKYENVTPYSPSQQEILKIYDEGIYSKEENSEKIKEINKIRNNNKISKSDITKYKLWLEQGYISPYTGKIIPLTKLFTAKYQKEHIIPQTKFFDDSFNNKVICEAEVNKLKDNSLAMNFIKAKGGKAVKLSDGETVTILNQEEYKQLVRTSFKKNSIKLRNLLLEEIPDTFTKRQLNDTKYISKLVLSLLSNIVREKGELESTAKRIVSTNGQITSILRNDWGLNNIWNKLITPRFERLNNINKNKIYGNWENKKGKNVFQINYLNDNLSTLNTKRIDHRHHALDALIVACTTRNHINFLNNQYAKSRNQRHDLRAKLKRRETITTEGSKKQVFKDFIKPWESFTQDALKKLETTIVNFKVNKRIINKTINWYKKWEKQKDGTYKKIQKKQTKGDAWAIRKPLHIDTIYGIVCKKLPLKSALENYKNIIDENLKHKIKELKEVNKFDNNQIINFFKECNFIFEDNNIQKVEVYDFKDNRDKTILSSSRQLIDESFTPKKIGKVLDPTIRNILLKHLNSTKYNNKFDSDGNPIKPEKLAFSPEGLKDLNKNIKHLNNNKEHQPIKRVKLFETLGNKIKVGYTQQKNKKFAETATGTNLFLGIYSDNNKRDFKTIPLILAIQREKEGLNPCPDTDEKGNQLLFSLSPNELVFVPNNEERKNPNLVDFENLSKDQIDRIYKFVSCTGSEAYFVPSRTAKPIIENENGTNNKSQRIIEFNEKTSIKNEKNEPVLIKTICWKIEVNRLGKIIKVIK, from the coding sequence ATGAACACTATTCTAGGATTAGACCTTGGAACCAACAGTATTGGATGGGCTTTAATCAAAGTTCTAAATGACAAAACTAGATTACCTTTAGAAATTATAGATCTCGGTGTTGTTGTGATACCTACAGATCAAAGAACTTTAGACAAATTTTCAAAAGGCGAATCTATCTCTAAAACAGCTGAAAGAACAAAACAAAAAGGTGTAAGAAAGTTATATGAAAGAAAAAAGCTAAGAAGAGAAAGATTGCATAGGGTATTAAATATTTTAGGTTTTTTGCCTGAACATTATTCTAAAAAAATTGATTTCAAAAAACATTTAGGACAATTTTTTGGTAATTCTCAACCAAAAATTTCATATGTAGAAAATGACCACGGAAAACATGAATTTATTTTCATGGATAGTTACAGAGAAATGTTAAAAGAATTTTCAAAACACAATATTAAAAATGTACCATATGATTGGACGATTTACTACTTACGAAAGAAAGCCTTATCTCAAAAAATCTCAAAAGAAGAACTTGCTTGGGTTATTTTAAATTTCAATAAAAAAAGAGGTTATTATCAATTTAGAGATGATAATGCTGATGAAAACAAGGAAAATAAAATTGAGAAATACTATGCTCTAAAGGTCACTAATGTAAAAAAAGAAGATGCTCAAAATTATACTATTACTCTAGAAAATGGATGGATTTATAAAAATAAAAGCAAAATATCTTTATTAGATTGGGTTGGCAGCACAAAAGAATTTATTTCAACAGAAAAATTTGATAATAAAGGAAATATAATTAAGAAGAAAAATGGTGAAGATGATAGAACTTTAAAATTAGTTGATTCAGAAAAAGATTGGATTGCTATTAAAAAAAGTACGGAAGATAGAATTGAAAATTACGGAAAGACAGTTGGAACATATCTTTATGAACATTTATTAAAGGATCCTAACCAAAAATTAAATGGAGAACTTATAAACATTATAGATAGAAAGTTTTACAAAAATGAACTAAAACAAATTTTAGAGAAACAAAAGGAATTCCACCCTGAGCTACTAAATGAAGATTTATTCCAAAAATCCATCATTGAATTATATCCAAAAAATAGTACAAGACAAAAAGAACTTAAAAATAAAGATTTATGTTATTTACTCATTGATGATGTAATTTACTATCAAAGAGATCTTAAAAAGAAAAACTCCACAATAAACAAATGTAGCTTTGAAAGTCGAGAATATTATTTGAACGGAGAAAAACAAATTCAAAAAATAAATTGCATTGCAAAGAGCAAACCTCTATATCAAGAATTCAGAACATTACAATTTATCAAGAATTTAAAAGTTTATGAAATTATTGATGGGCTTGAGAAAGATATCACAAGTAAGTTATTACCTGATTTTGAAACAAAAGAACATTTTTTTGAATGGTTAAACGATAAAGAGAAAATAGATCAACTTCAATTATTATCCTACAAATGTTTTGACTTGCATGACAATGTTAAAAATGATCTAATAGCAAAAGGTATCAAAAGGCCTACAGAAAAAGCAATTAGAACTGAACTTCTTGAAAAATACAGATGGAATTATTCAAAAGACAACGATAGAAATTTCTTATTAAATGAGACTCGTTTTAAAATTTTAAAATATCTAAAAAAAGTTGACAAAAAACTCACATTAACGAATGAACAAATTGAAAGTCTATGGCTTTTGCTCTATTCTGCAAAAGATGAAAGAGAATTAAAAAATGGTCTTCAAAAATTCTCAGAAAAAAATAAATTACCTAAAAAATTCTCAGATATCTTTATCTCATTTCCTCCTTTCAAAAAGGAATATGGTGCGTATTCTGAAAAGGCATTGAAAAAATTACTTAGTTTAGTTCGATTTGGGAAATATTGGTCTTTTAACAAAATTGACAATAATATTCAAAATAAGATTATGAACATACTTAACGGAGAAGTGGACGATAGCATCTCTGACAGAGTACGAGAAAAAACAATCTTATTACAAGATAAAAATGATTTCCAAGATTTACCATTATGGCTAGCTTCATATGTTGCTTATAATAGATTTTCTGAGGTTTCGGAAATTAAATATTGGGACTCTCCCGATAAAATAGAATTTTTAAAACAGCACTCTATTGGAAATCCAATCGTAGAAAAAATAATCAACGAAACATTGAAGTTAATTAAAGATATATGGGTCATACACGGAAAAAGTTGTAAAAATTTCTTCTCTGAAATACATATTGAACTTAGTAGGGAAATAAAATCTAGTTCAAAAAAAAGAGCTCAAATAACTAACAACAATACAAAGAATCAAAAATTAAACAATTTAATTAAATCACTACTTATAGAGATGGCCAGCGATACTAAGTATGAGAATGTAACTCCTTATTCTCCATCTCAACAAGAAATTTTAAAAATCTATGACGAAGGTATTTACTCAAAAGAGGAAAACTCTGAAAAAATTAAGGAAATAAATAAAATTAGAAACAACAATAAAATATCTAAGTCTGATATTACAAAATACAAACTCTGGCTAGAACAAGGCTATATATCACCTTACACGGGTAAAATTATTCCCTTAACTAAACTTTTCACTGCAAAGTACCAAAAAGAACACATAATACCTCAAACTAAATTCTTTGATGATAGTTTTAATAATAAAGTAATATGTGAAGCTGAAGTAAACAAACTAAAAGACAACTCACTAGCTATGAATTTCATAAAAGCTAAGGGAGGAAAAGCCGTTAAACTATCTGATGGAGAAACGGTTACGATCCTCAATCAAGAGGAATATAAACAACTCGTGAGGACATCTTTCAAAAAGAATTCTATAAAATTGAGAAACTTACTTTTGGAAGAAATTCCAGACACATTCACTAAAAGACAACTTAATGACACTAAATATATATCAAAACTTGTATTATCATTGTTATCTAACATTGTTAGAGAAAAAGGAGAGCTTGAAAGTACCGCTAAAAGAATAGTAAGTACAAATGGCCAAATAACATCTATACTTAGAAACGATTGGGGGCTAAACAATATCTGGAACAAATTGATAACTCCAAGATTTGAAAGGTTAAACAATATTAATAAAAATAAAATTTATGGTAATTGGGAAAACAAAAAAGGAAAAAATGTATTTCAAATAAATTACTTAAACGACAATTTATCAACTCTAAACACCAAAAGAATTGATCATAGACATCATGCCTTGGATGCACTTATTGTAGCATGTACCACGAGAAATCATATAAACTTTTTAAATAATCAATATGCAAAAAGTAGAAATCAACGACATGATTTACGCGCTAAATTAAAAAGAAGAGAAACTATTACAACTGAGGGAAGTAAAAAACAGGTTTTTAAAGATTTTATAAAACCATGGGAATCATTTACCCAAGATGCACTTAAAAAGCTTGAAACGACAATTGTAAACTTTAAAGTAAATAAACGAATTATAAATAAAACAATTAATTGGTACAAAAAATGGGAAAAACAAAAAGATGGTACTTACAAAAAGATTCAAAAAAAGCAAACAAAGGGAGATGCATGGGCTATTAGAAAGCCATTACATATCGATACAATCTATGGCATTGTATGCAAAAAATTGCCTTTAAAATCTGCTTTAGAAAATTACAAAAATATTATTGACGAAAATTTAAAACATAAAATTAAAGAACTTAAAGAAGTAAATAAATTCGACAATAACCAAATTATAAATTTTTTCAAAGAGTGTAATTTTATTTTTGAGGACAATAACATTCAAAAAGTTGAAGTTTACGATTTTAAAGATAATAGAGACAAAACTATTTTATCATCATCTAGACAATTGATCGACGAAAGCTTTACACCTAAAAAAATAGGAAAAGTTTTAGATCCAACTATCAGGAATATTTTATTAAAACATTTAAATAGCACCAAATACAATAATAAATTTGATTCAGATGGCAACCCAATCAAACCAGAAAAACTTGCTTTTTCACCTGAAGGCTTAAAAGATTTAAACAAAAACATTAAACACTTAAATAATAACAAAGAACACCAACCAATCAAAAGAGTAAAATTATTTGAAACATTGGGAAATAAAATTAAGGTTGGCTACACTCAACAAAAAAACAAAAAATTTGCAGAGACCGCAACAGGAACAAATCTTTTTTTAGGAATTTATTCTGACAACAACAAAAGAGATTTTAAAACAATACCTTTAATTCTAGCTATACAAAGAGAAAAAGAAGGATTAAATCCATGTCCAGATACAGATGAAAAGGGAAATCAACTTTTATTTTCATTATCTCCAAACGAACTTGTTTTTGTTCCAAATAATGAAGAAAGAAAAAATCCGAATTTAGTTGATTTTGAAAATCTGAGTAAGGATCAGATTGATCGAATATACAAATTTGTAAGCTGTACTGGTAGTGAAGCTTATTTTGTTCCTTCAAGAACTGCAAAACCAATTATTGAAAACGAAAATGGAACAAATAATAAATCCCAAAGAATTATAGAATTTAACGAAAAGACATCTATAAAAAATGAAAAAAACGAGCCAGTTTTAATCAAAACTATTTGTTGGAAAATAGAAGTAAATCGTTTAGGAAAAATTATTAAAGTTATTAAATAA